GGAGCTCATCGCGCAGCTGCGCTCCGGTGACCGCGCGGGCTCGGTGCGCAGGGGCAGCGCCATGAGCCCCGAGCGCGGCAGGCCCAGCGCCGAGGCGACGTTGCGGTTGCTGCGCGACGCCGCCGCCCAGCAGCGCAGCGTGTGGCTCGGCTTCGTCAACTCCAACGGCGTGTCCAGCCAGGTCGTCGTGCAACCCGTCAGCGTCGGCGGCGGAGTCCTCCAAGGCGTCGACAGGGGCAGCGGCGAACCGGGCCGATTCCCCTTGCACCGCATCACATCCGTAGCGGTCGTCGAGGACTGATCACCGCAGCTTGAGCTTGTCGAGGGCCTTCGGATTCGTCTTCGCGCCACGGTTCACGGAGTGGGCGATGCCGTTGTAGACGAGGTCCCACAGGTCCCGGTTGGCCTGGATCTCCCGCAGGTTGATGGAGAGCTCGGTGCCCTTCCGGTCCGCGAGCTCCAGATCCCACGACAGGCCGCCGCTGGTCCCGACGATTTGAACCTTCGTCAGCTCGTAGACGTCGACATGCCCACCCTTCACCGCGAACCAGTCCGCACCGGCGGAGATTCCGTGCTTCTTGCCGTAGAAGTAGAAGACGACCGGACCGCTCAAGATCAGCAACCACATCCACCAAGTGGACATCCACTCGATTCCCCAGTCGCGCAAAGTCGCGTACCCGATCCCCAAGACCGAGACGATGCATCCGGCACCGACTGAGGCCCACACGGTTCCCTGGTACCACTCCAGCAATTGGCCACGCCCCTCGGGAGCGGACGGATACTTCGCCCTGCTGGACACATTTTTATCGGTGTACCCCCCGGAACCGGCCACCGGAGCACGGGGAGGCCGTGGTTCACCGGACTTCGGATTCGGTTTCGGCGCCACCTGCGGCAATTTCAGACCCCATCCTTCACGACAAGACCGGAGTTGGAGCGGTCAATCCGGCCACACCTCGTCAACGACAAACCCAACTCCGACACCGACCACTCCTCCTAGGACCACGCCGACCGGTCCAGCGACGCAAGCACCAACCGCTGCACCAGCGGCAAGCGATGAGGCTCCGCCCACCACAGCTTGTGTCGGGTCTTTTCCCGAAGTGACGTCCACGCCGACGCCGATAGACGTGAAGATCAAACCGGCTACCGGTATCCGCTGGCCGACTTTCACAGCCCCTTTCAGGACCGGGCTAGGCCCCTTCAGGTCCCTGGGAACCAGTTTGGTGTCGACTCGCTTGATCCCCGCCTTCACCCGGTCCGGGAAGCGGTCGATGACCCTCGCGGAGCGGGTCGCCATGGCGTCGTTCAGCGCGGCCTTGGCGTTCACCTCGTTGGTGACCTGGATGCCGATGGCCTTGGACCGATTGGCGAAGCTGAGGTCGGTGCTAGCAGCGAGCTTCGAGGCACGTTCGGCCTTGCTCATCGCCGTTTCGGCGAACTCCTTGAACTTGCTGGTCCGCACCGCGACGGCGGCGGTGGCCCCGCTGGTCATGTCGGTGAGGGTCAGTGCCAGCTTCGCCGGGTCGAAGGTGCCGGACAGGAATCGAACCAGCACGTGCTGGGAATCGGTCTCCTTCTTCTTGGCTTCCTTGACGATCTGGCTCGCCTGCGCGTAGGCCTGCGCCTTCTTCTCGAAGGCCGCGGCCGCCTGCGTCGCCGCCGCGTGGTCCTGCTTCTGCTGCTGCGTGGCAGGGCGGTCGGCGGGCAGTGTCTCGGGCGCCGCGGGCGCTGGACCGGGTTCCTGGATCTCGTAGCCCTTGATCGCCAGTCCGCCCTCGGTCGCGACGTCACGGGCGCGCTGCATCTGAACTCGGACAACGATCCGGCCAGATTGTCCACGATCTTCCCCGCCTGGTCGAGCACGGCCCGGAACGAATCGCCTGCCTGTTCGCGCCAACCGGTCTCGGAATCGCCGCGCACCCCGTGAAGCCGGTCGCCGGTGGTATCGGCGTGCTCGGCCTGTCCGCGCAGCCAGCCGCAGGTCGCGGTCAAGCTGTCGGGGTCTCCTTTTACTTCGGTGTCGAGTCCCACCGTCTCCCCCTGCGCTAGCGCGGCTGTTCGGCTTGCAGCTGCTGCGCTTTGAACGCGGCCGCCTGCTCGTAATCGGTCTCCACATATGCAGTGCGGCTCTCCGCAACTGAATCGCCCAGGGCGCCCACGTCCACGACGGCGTTGCCCAACGCCTCAGCCAGCACTGCGATCGCGCCGTCAACAGCGCCGGTCACCGCGCCTGCCCGCGTCTCCGGTGGTTCGGAGGCTCCGCCTTCAAGATCCGCGCTCGCACCGCGAAGCTTCGCGGCGAGCTCAGCCAGCAACGCCGGGTCGGCGTGCAGCCTGCTCATCGCGCCCCCTCCTGGTAGCGGGTGCGGCGTTCGTCCACCGGCAGCGCCGCATCCCACAGGATCACATCCGCTCCCGAACGAGCTCGAAGATCGTCGAGCTGATGCCCACGCACCGCGACCCAGGCTTGTCCGTCGCCGCAGCCGTCCACGAGTCCGCGCAGCGAGGTGAACGCCAGCAACGCACGGTCGCCTTGAGCCGTGTCGCGCAGCTCAAGCGTCACTTCCTCGTCCTGCCGGGTGACTCGCTGAGACGGCAGGTACACCGTTTCCGGTACTTGTTCCTCGGCTTCGTCGGATTCGATGTGCTCGGCTCCGAAGACCGCCGGTGCAGCCTGCTCGTGTTTCCCGCATCACGTGCCGGTCGCCATAAACCACGAACGCGTCTCCCTCCCCTGTCGGCGCGCCGCACGCACGATATCGCCCGTACCAGGCGATTTGCGGCACCTCCCCGTGCCTCACCTGATCAGCCCAGCGGATCACTTCCACCGTGGTGTGGATCAGCTTCGCCGCTGCCCCTTGCGATTCGATCCGTCACGAGGATTCGGGATCGGTATCCGGACCGACACCGCTGCCGAGGACGTCGGTGTCCACGCGGGACGGGATGGGCGGGCCGATCGGAGCGGGATCGTCAGGGGCGGCCATGCGGGCTCCTTCTGCGGTGTGGGTGGGGAGCCCGGCCCTCGCGCCGGGGAACGCGAGGACCGGGCGAACGGTCCGAAGCCGGTCGGGGAAGAGGGGGGGCGGCATCGGACCGGATCAGGGGGTCAGGTCGGCCAAGTCGGAGCCGAGTCGACGACCTGCCCGGCGGACTCTTCGGCGGGGTAAGGGCCGAGAGTTAGGCAGACTGTGCAGAGCTCTCGGCCACTGGGGAGGTCGCGCGGGACGTCGAGTCTG
This window of the Saccharopolyspora gloriosae genome carries:
- a CDS encoding SAV_915 family protein, with product MTLELRDTAQGDRALLAFTSLRGLVDGCGDGQAWVAVRGHQLDDLRARSGADVILWDAALPVDERRTRYQEGAR